In Pseudomonas fluorescens, one genomic interval encodes:
- a CDS encoding Hcp family type VI secretion system effector — protein sequence MATPAYMSVTGEKQGLITAGAFTADSVGNTYQEGHEDQVMVQAFSHDVIIPRDPQSGQPTGQRVHKPVIITKVYDKASPLLQAALTSGERMSEIVIQWYRTSAQGTQEHYYTTKLEDAIIVAINNKMHNCQDPGNSHFTHLEEVQFTYRKITWTHEVSGTSGSDDWRAPVV from the coding sequence ATGGCAACACCAGCGTACATGTCGGTTACCGGCGAAAAACAAGGCCTGATCACTGCCGGCGCCTTCACCGCCGACTCCGTTGGCAACACCTACCAGGAAGGCCACGAAGACCAGGTTATGGTTCAGGCTTTCAGCCACGACGTGATCATCCCGCGTGACCCACAATCCGGTCAGCCAACCGGTCAGCGCGTTCACAAGCCAGTGATCATCACCAAGGTCTACGACAAGGCTTCGCCTCTGCTGCAAGCGGCTCTGACCTCCGGCGAGCGCATGAGCGAAATCGTTATCCAGTGGTACCGTACTTCGGCTCAAGGTACTCAAGAGCACTACTACACCACCAAACTGGAAGACGCGATCATCGTCGCCATCAACAACAAAATGCACAACTGCCAGGATCCAGGCAACTCGCACTTCACCCACCTGGAAGAAGTGCAGTTCACCTACCGCAAAATCACCTGGACCCACGAAGTATCCGGTACTTCGGGTTCCGATGACTGGCGTGCTCCAGTCGTTTAA
- a CDS encoding methyl-accepting chemotaxis protein: protein MKNWTLRQRILASFAVIIAIMLLMVVVSYSRLLKIEASESSVRDDAVPGVYYSSMIRGAWVDSYLQTQELLGLKEGQGISSEDAADYKAFETRLQEQMTNYRNTVTTDEDRVEFAAFEKDHDNYMQIQDQVLDLHKRNLEADAVKLFTEKLTPAWYTGRMKLNDIIGENKRVADQAMANIDEAVAAAKVSMFVSLLVAVLAAGACGLLLMRAIMAPMNRIVKILEIMRTGDLSSRLNLDRKDEFGAVETGFNDMMTELTSLVSQAQRSSVQVTTSVTEIAATSKQQQATATETAATTTEIGATSREIAATSRDLVRTMTEVSTAADQASVLAGSGQQGLARMEDTMHSVMGAADLVNAKLAILNEKAGNINQVVVTIVKVADQTNLLSLNAAIEAEKAGEYGRGFAVVATEVRRLADQTAVATYDIEQMVREIQSAVSAGVMGMDKFSEEVRRGMAEVQQVGEQLSQIIHQVQALAPRVLMVNEGMQAQATGAEQINHALVQLGDASSQTVESLRQASFAIDELSQVAVGLRSGVSRFKV from the coding sequence GTGAAGAACTGGACGTTGCGCCAACGCATTTTGGCGAGCTTTGCGGTGATTATCGCCATCATGTTGCTGATGGTCGTCGTTTCGTATTCCCGCCTGCTGAAAATCGAAGCCAGTGAAAGCAGCGTGCGTGATGACGCCGTTCCCGGCGTCTATTACAGCTCGATGATCCGCGGCGCGTGGGTCGACAGTTATCTGCAGACCCAGGAACTGCTCGGCCTCAAGGAAGGGCAGGGCATCAGCAGCGAAGACGCGGCGGACTACAAGGCGTTCGAGACGCGCCTGCAGGAGCAGATGACCAACTACCGCAACACCGTCACCACCGACGAGGACCGGGTCGAGTTCGCTGCGTTCGAGAAGGATCACGACAACTACATGCAGATTCAGGATCAGGTACTCGATCTGCACAAGCGCAATCTGGAAGCCGACGCGGTCAAGCTGTTCACCGAGAAGCTGACCCCGGCCTGGTACACCGGTCGCATGAAACTCAACGACATCATCGGCGAAAACAAGCGGGTCGCTGATCAGGCCATGGCCAACATCGACGAGGCGGTAGCGGCGGCCAAGGTCAGCATGTTCGTCTCGCTGCTGGTGGCCGTGCTCGCGGCCGGTGCCTGCGGTCTGCTGCTGATGCGCGCGATCATGGCGCCGATGAACCGCATCGTGAAAATCCTCGAAATCATGCGTACCGGAGACTTGAGCAGCCGTCTGAATCTGGATCGCAAGGACGAGTTCGGCGCGGTGGAAACCGGCTTCAACGACATGATGACCGAGCTGACTTCGCTGGTGTCCCAGGCCCAACGCTCCTCGGTGCAGGTGACCACTTCGGTGACCGAAATTGCCGCCACCTCCAAGCAGCAACAGGCCACCGCCACCGAAACCGCGGCCACCACCACCGAAATCGGTGCGACCTCACGTGAAATCGCCGCCACCTCGCGGGATCTGGTGCGCACCATGACCGAAGTATCCACCGCCGCCGATCAGGCTTCGGTGCTCGCCGGTTCCGGTCAGCAAGGCCTGGCGCGCATGGAAGACACCATGCACTCGGTGATGGGCGCGGCCGATCTGGTCAATGCCAAACTGGCGATCCTCAACGAGAAGGCCGGCAACATCAATCAGGTGGTGGTGACCATCGTCAAGGTCGCCGATCAGACCAACCTGCTGTCGCTCAACGCTGCCATTGAGGCAGAGAAGGCCGGCGAATACGGGCGTGGTTTTGCCGTGGTCGCCACCGAAGTCCGGCGTCTGGCGGATCAGACCGCCGTCGCCACTTACGACATCGAACAAATGGTCCGCGAGATCCAGTCGGCGGTGTCTGCTGGCGTGATGGGCATGGACAAGTTCTCCGAAGAAGTGCGCCGGGGCATGGCCGAAGTGCAGCAGGTCGGCGAGCAACTGTCGCAGATCATCCATCAGGTGCAGGCGCTGGCGCCGCGGGTGTTGATGGTCAACGAAGGCATGCAGGCCCAGGCCACCGGTGCCGAACAGATCAACCATGCGCTGGTGCAGTTGGGCGACGCCAGCAGCCAGACCGTCGAGTCGCTGCGTCAGGCCAGTTTCGCCATCGACGAACTGAGCCAGGTGGCCGTCGGGCTGCGCAGCGGCGTTTCGCGATTCAAAGTCTGA
- a CDS encoding chemotaxis protein CheW: protein MSEITAKRSAAPVAKQALFLLFRIGSERYALRATEVAEVLPRLPLKPIAQAPNWVAGVFAYRGVVVPAIDLSALTFGHPAEARTSTRLVLVHYRPDERQPSRWLGLILEQATDTLRCNPEDFQPYGLDNRQAPYLGPVREDAQGLVQWVRVNDLLDDAVRSLLFPAPLGAQS from the coding sequence ATGAGCGAAATCACCGCCAAACGCAGCGCTGCGCCGGTGGCGAAGCAGGCGTTGTTCCTGCTGTTTCGCATCGGCAGCGAGCGTTATGCCTTGCGCGCCACCGAGGTGGCGGAAGTGTTGCCGCGCCTGCCGTTGAAGCCGATTGCCCAAGCGCCGAACTGGGTCGCCGGGGTGTTCGCCTATCGCGGTGTGGTGGTACCGGCCATCGACCTCAGCGCGCTGACTTTCGGCCATCCCGCCGAGGCGCGCACCAGTACGCGGCTGGTGCTGGTGCATTACCGTCCGGATGAACGGCAGCCGTCGCGCTGGCTCGGGCTGATCCTTGAACAGGCGACCGACACCCTGCGCTGCAACCCCGAGGATTTTCAGCCGTATGGCCTGGACAATCGTCAGGCGCCGTACCTCGGCCCGGTGCGCGAAGATGCCCAGGGGCTGGTGCAATGGGTGCGGGTCAACGACTTGCTGGATGACGCGGTGCGCAGCCTGCTGTTTCCGGCGCCGCTTGGGGCGCAGTCATGA
- a CDS encoding CheR family methyltransferase, with amino-acid sequence MSSDQRFFDFLKERIGLDVTSVGPAIIERAVRQRTTLSQAAHSDEYWQLLQGSRDEQQALIEAVIVPETWFFRYPESFATLGKLARKRLDELNNMRALRILSLPCSTGEEPYSIAMALLDAGLKPHQFKVDGMDVSPLSVDKARRALYGKNSFRGQDLDYRERHFTAEPEGHRVNEAVREQVRLQAGNVLDPTLLAGEPPFDFVFCRNLLIYFDQPTQKQVFEVLKRLTHVDGVLFIGPAEGSLLGRLGMRSIGIPQSFAFSRHAEPMPEPVALPTPTPLPVRQPLRSPPPVSPPVRPRPFASVAPLPVSSKSANPDAATLLANIAALANEGKSAEARAACEQYLRSHEPVAQVFYWLGLLSDVAGAALEAQSHYRKALYLEPQHPEALMHLAALLQAQGDSAGARRLQERAARSGRTADSERKR; translated from the coding sequence ATGAGCAGCGACCAGCGTTTTTTCGATTTCCTCAAGGAACGCATCGGCCTGGATGTCACCTCGGTGGGGCCGGCGATTATCGAGCGCGCGGTGCGCCAACGCACCACGCTCTCGCAAGCGGCACACAGCGATGAATACTGGCAACTGCTGCAAGGTTCGCGGGACGAACAGCAGGCGTTGATCGAAGCGGTGATCGTCCCCGAAACCTGGTTTTTCCGTTATCCGGAATCCTTCGCCACGCTCGGCAAACTGGCGCGCAAGCGTCTGGACGAATTGAACAACATGCGTGCGCTGCGCATCCTCAGCCTGCCGTGCTCGACCGGCGAGGAACCCTATTCGATTGCCATGGCCTTGCTCGATGCGGGGCTAAAGCCGCATCAGTTCAAGGTCGACGGCATGGACGTCAGCCCGCTGTCGGTGGACAAGGCGCGGCGGGCTCTTTACGGCAAGAACTCGTTTCGTGGTCAGGATCTGGACTATCGCGAGCGTCATTTCACCGCCGAGCCGGAGGGGCATCGGGTCAACGAAGCGGTGCGTGAGCAGGTGCGCCTGCAGGCCGGCAATGTGCTGGATCCGACGCTGCTGGCGGGTGAGCCGCCGTTCGATTTTGTGTTCTGCCGCAACCTGCTGATCTATTTCGACCAGCCGACCCAGAAGCAAGTTTTCGAAGTGCTCAAGCGTCTGACGCACGTTGATGGCGTGTTGTTCATCGGCCCGGCCGAAGGCAGTCTGCTCGGGCGCCTGGGCATGCGCTCGATCGGCATCCCGCAGTCGTTTGCCTTCAGTCGACACGCTGAACCCATGCCCGAACCTGTGGCATTGCCGACCCCGACCCCTTTGCCGGTGCGCCAACCGCTGCGCAGTCCGCCGCCAGTATCGCCGCCGGTGCGTCCGCGGCCGTTTGCCAGCGTTGCACCGTTGCCCGTCAGCAGCAAAAGCGCCAACCCGGACGCGGCGACCTTGCTCGCCAACATCGCCGCGCTGGCCAACGAAGGCAAAAGCGCCGAGGCCCGCGCGGCATGCGAGCAGTATCTGCGCAGTCACGAACCGGTGGCGCAGGTGTTTTACTGGCTCGGTCTGCTCAGCGATGTTGCCGGTGCCGCGCTCGAAGCCCAGAGTCATTACCGCAAGGCCTTGTACCTTGAACCGCAACACCCCGAAGCGTTGATGCACCTGGCCGCCTTGCTGCAGGCCCAGGGTGACAGCGCCGGTGCCAGACGATTGCAGGAACGCGCCGCCCGCAGCGGCCGCACCGCTGACAGTGAGCGTAAACGATGA
- a CDS encoding chemotaxis protein CheW translates to MIPSDTLNVTHEDARAIDDCWNRIGIHGDKSCPLLAEHIHCRNCAVYSAAATRLLDRYALQQDERDPVAVAVETDVKTRSLLMFRLGEEWLGLATRSLVEVAPLQAIHSLPHQRSRALLGVANVRGALVACLSLVELLDLDGNAAPATGARIMPRMLIIAAHGGPVVVPVDEVDGIHAIDEKILDAASRAGAEHNSTASAKYTRGVLQFRGRSLRWLDEEQLLSAVTRSLT, encoded by the coding sequence ATGATCCCGTCCGACACCTTGAACGTCACCCACGAAGACGCCCGGGCCATCGATGATTGCTGGAACCGTATCGGTATTCATGGCGACAAGTCGTGCCCGTTGCTGGCCGAGCATATTCATTGCCGTAACTGCGCGGTGTATTCCGCCGCCGCCACGCGCCTGCTGGACCGTTATGCATTGCAGCAGGACGAACGCGATCCGGTCGCCGTGGCGGTTGAAACCGATGTGAAAACCCGTTCGCTGCTGATGTTCCGCCTCGGCGAGGAATGGCTGGGGCTGGCCACCCGCAGCCTGGTGGAGGTAGCGCCGCTGCAGGCGATTCACTCGTTGCCGCACCAGCGTTCGCGGGCCTTGCTCGGCGTGGCGAACGTGCGCGGCGCGCTGGTCGCGTGCCTGTCGCTGGTCGAGTTGCTCGACCTTGATGGCAACGCCGCACCGGCCACTGGCGCGCGGATCATGCCGCGCATGCTGATCATCGCCGCCCACGGCGGACCGGTGGTGGTGCCGGTGGACGAGGTCGACGGCATCCACGCCATCGATGAAAAAATTCTCGACGCCGCGTCGCGTGCCGGCGCTGAGCACAACAGCACGGCCAGCGCCAAATACACCCGTGGTGTCCTGCAATTCCGGGGGCGCAGCCTGCGTTGGCTGGATGAAGAACAGCTGCTGTCCGCCGTGACCCGGAGCCTCACATGA
- a CDS encoding hybrid sensor histidine kinase/response regulator, translated as MTPEQMRDASLLELFSLEAEAQTQVLSSGLLALERNPTQADYLESCMRAAHSLKGAARIVGIDSGVSVAHVMEDCLVSAQEGRLLLRPEHIDALLQGTDLLMRIATPANAPQAPDIEAYVALMGLLLDPSAAPAVAPLPMAELQMQAPPPAPAPIETPAQVIETPLETSDPAPRKNKRTTEGGERVLRVTAERLNSLLDLSSKSLVETQRLKPHLATMQRLRRMQNNGLRALESLNVHLKEHALSLEAQEALEDARRLLAESQQLLAEKNAELDEFAWQASQRAQVLYDTALACRMRPFADVLTGQVRMVRDLGRSLGKQVRLEIEGEKTQVDRDVLEKLEAPLTHLLRNAVDHGIETPEQRLLKGKSEEGLIRLRASHQAGLLVLELSDDGNGVDLEKVRRSIVERQLSPAETAAQLSEEELLTFLFLPGFSLRDTVTEVSGRGVGLDAVQHMVRQLRGAVVLEQTAGEGSRFHLEVPLTLSVVRSLVVEVGEEAYAFPLAHIERMCDLEPQDIVQIEGRQHFWHEGRHVGLVAASQLLNRPASQSSGETLKVVVIRERDAIYGVAVERFVGERTLVVLPLDERLGKVQDISAGALLDDGSVVLIVDVEDMLRSVDKLLNTGRLERIARHGNQAAEVARKRILVVDDSLTVRELQRKLLLNRGYDVAVAVDGMDGWNALRSEDFDLLITDIDMPRMDGIELVTLLRRDNRLQSLPVMVVSYKDREEDRRRGLDAGADYYLAKASFHDDALLDAVVELIGGARA; from the coding sequence ATGACCCCCGAGCAAATGCGCGACGCCTCGCTGCTGGAGCTGTTCAGCCTGGAAGCCGAAGCCCAGACACAGGTGCTCAGCAGCGGGCTGCTGGCGCTGGAGCGCAACCCGACTCAGGCCGACTATCTGGAATCGTGCATGCGTGCGGCGCACTCGCTCAAGGGCGCGGCGCGGATCGTCGGCATCGACAGCGGCGTCAGCGTCGCCCATGTGATGGAAGATTGCCTGGTCAGCGCGCAGGAGGGGCGGCTGTTGCTGCGTCCCGAGCACATCGATGCGTTGTTGCAGGGCACCGATCTGTTGATGCGCATCGCCACGCCGGCCAATGCTCCGCAAGCGCCGGACATCGAAGCGTATGTGGCGTTGATGGGACTCCTGCTCGACCCTTCGGCAGCGCCCGCAGTGGCGCCGCTGCCCATGGCCGAATTGCAGATGCAGGCGCCGCCGCCTGCGCCTGCACCGATTGAAACCCCGGCGCAAGTGATCGAGACACCGCTGGAAACCTCCGACCCGGCACCGCGCAAGAACAAGCGCACCACCGAGGGCGGCGAGCGCGTGTTGCGGGTCACCGCCGAACGCCTGAACAGCCTGCTCGACTTGTCGAGTAAATCGCTGGTCGAAACCCAGCGCCTCAAACCGCATCTGGCGACCATGCAGCGCCTCAGGCGCATGCAGAATAATGGCCTACGGGCACTGGAAAGCCTCAACGTGCATCTCAAGGAACATGCGCTGAGCCTTGAGGCCCAGGAAGCCCTTGAAGATGCGCGGCGCTTGCTGGCCGAGTCTCAGCAATTACTCGCGGAAAAGAACGCCGAGCTCGACGAGTTCGCCTGGCAAGCCAGCCAGCGCGCCCAAGTGCTCTACGACACCGCGCTGGCCTGCCGCATGCGCCCGTTTGCCGACGTGCTCACCGGTCAGGTGCGCATGGTTCGAGACCTGGGGCGCAGCCTCGGCAAACAGGTGCGGCTGGAGATCGAAGGCGAGAAGACCCAGGTCGATCGCGACGTGCTGGAAAAGCTCGAAGCGCCGCTGACTCATTTGCTGCGCAACGCGGTCGATCACGGCATCGAAACCCCGGAACAACGCTTGCTCAAGGGTAAGTCCGAAGAAGGCCTGATCCGCCTGCGTGCCTCGCATCAGGCCGGTTTGCTGGTGCTGGAATTGAGCGATGATGGCAATGGCGTCGATCTGGAAAAGGTCCGCCGCAGCATCGTTGAACGCCAATTGTCACCGGCAGAAACTGCCGCGCAGTTGAGCGAAGAAGAACTGCTGACCTTCCTGTTCTTGCCGGGTTTCAGCCTGCGCGACACGGTGACCGAAGTGTCCGGGCGTGGCGTCGGCCTCGACGCGGTGCAGCACATGGTCCGGCAACTGCGCGGCGCGGTGGTGCTGGAGCAGACGGCGGGCGAGGGCAGCCGCTTTCACCTGGAAGTGCCGCTGACCCTGTCGGTGGTGCGCAGTCTGGTGGTCGAAGTCGGCGAGGAGGCTTATGCGTTTCCGCTGGCGCATATCGAACGCATGTGCGATCTGGAGCCACAGGACATCGTGCAGATCGAGGGCCGTCAGCATTTCTGGCACGAAGGTCGGCATGTCGGGCTGGTCGCGGCCAGTCAGTTGCTGAATCGTCCGGCCAGTCAGAGCAGCGGCGAAACCCTCAAGGTCGTGGTGATTCGCGAGCGTGACGCGATCTACGGGGTGGCGGTCGAGCGGTTTGTCGGCGAGCGCACGCTGGTGGTGCTGCCGCTGGATGAGCGACTGGGCAAGGTTCAGGATATTTCCGCCGGGGCGCTGCTCGACGACGGTTCGGTGGTGCTGATCGTCGATGTCGAAGACATGCTGCGCTCGGTGGACAAACTGCTCAACACCGGGCGTCTGGAGCGTATTGCTCGCCATGGCAATCAGGCCGCCGAAGTGGCGCGCAAACGGATTCTGGTGGTCGATGACTCGCTGACCGTGCGCGAGTTGCAACGCAAGTTGCTGCTCAATCGCGGCTATGACGTGGCGGTCGCGGTGGACGGCATGGACGGCTGGAACGCGCTGCGTTCGGAGGACTTCGATTTGCTGATCACCGACATCGACATGCCGCGCATGGATGGCATCGAACTGGTCACCCTGTTGCGCCGCGACAACCGCCTGCAATCGCTGCCGGTGATGGTGGTCTCGTACAAGGATCGTGAAGAGGACCGGCGTCGTGGACTGGACGCTGGCGCCGACTATTATTTAGCCAAGGCCAGTTTTCATGACGACGCCCTGCTTGATGCAGTGGTTGAGCTCATTGGAGGAGCGCGGGCATGA
- a CDS encoding chemotaxis response regulator protein-glutamate methylesterase, translated as MKIAIVNDMPLAVEALRRALAFEPAHQVVWVANNGAEAVRLCAENTPDLILMDLIMPVMDGVEATRRIMAETPCAIVIVTVDRQQNVHRVFEAMGHGALDVVDTPAIGAGNAQEAAAPLLRKILNIGWLIGEKTPRSRPVPTPHRSSASCKRLVAIGSSAGGPAALEVLLKGLPRHFSAAIVLVQHVDQVFAAGMAEWLASASGLDVRLAREGEPPQAGAVLLAGTNHHIRLLKNGTLAYTAEPVNEIYRPSIDVFFESVASYWNGDAVGVLLTGMGRDGAQGLKLMRQQGYLTIAQDQQSSAVYGMPKAAAAIDAAVEIRPLEKIAPRLLEVFPK; from the coding sequence ATGAAAATCGCAATCGTCAACGACATGCCCCTGGCGGTGGAGGCTTTGCGCCGCGCGCTGGCCTTCGAGCCGGCGCATCAGGTGGTCTGGGTCGCCAACAACGGCGCCGAGGCGGTGCGGTTGTGCGCCGAAAACACCCCGGATCTGATCCTGATGGACCTGATCATGCCGGTCATGGATGGCGTCGAGGCCACGCGACGGATCATGGCCGAAACCCCGTGCGCGATCGTTATCGTCACGGTCGACCGCCAGCAGAACGTACACCGGGTCTTCGAGGCCATGGGCCACGGCGCGCTGGACGTGGTCGACACCCCGGCCATTGGTGCGGGGAACGCGCAGGAAGCGGCAGCGCCGTTGCTGCGCAAGATCCTCAACATCGGCTGGCTGATCGGCGAGAAAACCCCGCGCTCGCGCCCGGTGCCGACGCCCCACCGCAGTTCGGCGTCGTGCAAGCGGCTGGTGGCGATCGGCTCGTCTGCCGGCGGACCGGCCGCGCTGGAAGTGCTGCTCAAGGGCCTGCCACGCCATTTCTCGGCCGCCATCGTGCTGGTGCAGCACGTGGATCAGGTGTTTGCCGCGGGCATGGCCGAATGGCTGGCCAGCGCCAGTGGCCTCGATGTACGCCTGGCCCGCGAGGGCGAGCCACCGCAGGCCGGCGCGGTGCTGCTGGCCGGCACCAACCACCATATCCGTTTATTGAAAAACGGCACGCTGGCCTACACCGCCGAGCCGGTCAACGAGATCTACCGGCCTTCGATCGACGTGTTTTTCGAAAGTGTCGCCAGCTATTGGAACGGCGATGCCGTCGGGGTTTTATTGACCGGGATGGGACGCGACGGGGCGCAAGGGCTTAAGCTCATGCGCCAGCAGGGTTATCTGACCATCGCGCAGGACCAGCAAAGCAGTGCGGTGTACGGCATGCCCAAGGCAGCAGCGGCGATCGATGCGGCCGTCGAAATCCGTCCACTGGAAAAGATAGCGCCACGATTGCTGGAGGTATTCCCCAAATGA
- a CDS encoding diguanylate cyclase domain-containing protein — translation MNDLQIDDIKTDENAAMVLLVDDQAMIGEAVRRGLSNEENIDFHFCSDPHQAIAQAVRIKPTVILQDLVMPGLDGLSLVREYRNHPATKDIPIIVLSTKEDPLIKSAAFSAGANDYLVKLPDTIELVARIRYHSRSYMTLLQRDAAYRALRVSQQQLLDTNLVLQRLMNSDGLTGLSNRRHFDEYLELEWRRSLRDQSQLSLLMIDVDYFKSYNDSFGHVEGDEALRKVATAIRDASARPSDLPARYGGEEFALVLPNTSPGGARLVAEKLRQTVAALKIPHNTPGDGASLTISIGLATMVPQAGSDCRLLISAADRGLYLAKNNGRNQVGIE, via the coding sequence ATGAATGATTTACAGATCGACGACATTAAAACCGACGAAAACGCCGCCATGGTGTTGTTGGTGGACGATCAGGCGATGATCGGCGAAGCCGTGCGCCGTGGGCTGTCGAATGAAGAGAACATCGACTTCCACTTCTGCTCCGATCCGCACCAGGCCATCGCCCAGGCGGTGCGGATCAAGCCGACGGTGATTCTGCAGGACCTGGTGATGCCCGGCCTCGACGGCCTGAGTCTGGTGCGCGAATACCGCAATCATCCGGCGACCAAGGACATCCCGATCATCGTCCTGTCGACCAAGGAAGACCCGCTGATCAAGAGCGCGGCGTTCTCGGCCGGGGCCAACGACTATCTGGTGAAACTGCCGGACACCATCGAGCTGGTGGCGCGCATCCGCTATCACTCGCGCTCCTACATGACCCTGCTGCAGCGCGATGCGGCTTACCGTGCGTTGCGCGTCAGCCAGCAGCAGTTGCTCGACACCAACCTGGTGCTGCAACGGCTGATGAACTCCGATGGGCTGACCGGGCTGTCCAACCGCCGGCACTTCGACGAGTACCTGGAGCTGGAATGGCGCCGCTCGCTGCGCGACCAGAGCCAGTTGTCGTTGCTGATGATCGACGTCGATTACTTCAAGTCCTACAACGACAGCTTCGGCCACGTTGAAGGCGATGAGGCGCTGCGCAAGGTCGCCACGGCGATCCGCGACGCCAGCGCCCGACCGTCGGACCTGCCGGCACGCTACGGCGGTGAAGAGTTCGCGCTGGTGCTGCCGAACACCTCGCCAGGCGGCGCGCGGCTGGTGGCGGAGAAACTGCGCCAGACCGTGGCGGCGCTGAAGATTCCGCACAACACCCCGGGCGACGGGGCGAGCCTGACCATCAGCATCGGTCTGGCGACCATGGTGCCGCAGGCGGGCAGCGATTGCCGGCTGCTGATTTCGGCGGCGGATCGTGGGTTGTACCTGGCCAAGAACAATGGCCGTAATCAGGTCGGAATCGAATAA
- the prfB gene encoding peptide chain release factor 2 (programmed frameshift) — protein sequence MEINPILNTIKDLSERSETIRGYLDYDQKHERLIEVNRELEDPAVWNKPEYAQELGRERASLAQIVDTLDELSSGLADSRELLDMAVEENDEGAVNDVVELLQGLEESLAKLEFRRMFSHEMDPNNAYLDIQAGSGGTEAQDWANILLRMYLRWADKRGFDATIMELSAGEVAGIKGATVHIKGEYAFGWLRTEIGVHRLVRKSPFDSGNRRHTSFSAVFVSPEIDDKVEIEINPADLRIDTYRSSGAGGQHVNTTDSAVRITHVPTNTVVSCQNERSQHANKDTAMKMLRAKLYEQEMQKRNAASQALEDTKSDIGWGHQIRSYVLDASRIKDLRTNIERSDCDKVLDGDIDEYLEASLKSGL from the exons ATGGAAATCAACCCGATCCTGAACACCATCAAGGACCTGTCCGAGCGCTCCGAAACTATTCGGGGGTATCTT GACTACGATCAAAAGCATGAGCGTCTGATCGAAGTCAATCGCGAGCTTGAAGATCCTGCAGTCTGGAACAAACCTGAATACGCCCAGGAACTGGGCCGCGAGCGAGCATCGCTGGCGCAGATCGTCGACACCCTGGATGAGCTGTCCAGTGGTCTGGCCGATTCCCGCGAGCTGCTCGACATGGCCGTTGAAGAAAACGACGAAGGCGCGGTAAACGACGTCGTTGAACTGCTTCAAGGGCTTGAAGAGTCACTGGCCAAGCTTGAATTCCGCCGCATGTTCAGCCACGAGATGGACCCGAACAACGCCTACCTGGACATCCAGGCCGGCTCCGGCGGCACCGAGGCCCAGGACTGGGCCAACATCCTGCTGCGCATGTACCTGCGCTGGGCGGACAAACGCGGTTTCGACGCGACCATCATGGAACTGTCGGCCGGTGAAGTCGCCGGTATCAAAGGCGCGACCGTGCACATCAAGGGCGAATACGCCTTTGGCTGGCTGCGTACCGAGATCGGCGTGCATCGCTTGGTGCGCAAGAGCCCGTTCGACTCCGGCAACCGTCGCCACACCTCGTTCTCTGCGGTTTTCGTCTCGCCAGAGATCGACGACAAGGTCGAAATCGAAATCAACCCGGCAGACCTGCGGATCGACACCTATCGTTCCTCCGGTGCCGGTGGTCAGCACGTAAACACCACCGACTCGGCCGTACGTATTACTCACGTACCGACCAACACCGTGGTCAGCTGCCAGAACGAGCGTTCCCAGCACGCCAACAAGGACACCGCCATGAAAATGCTGCGGGCCAAGTTGTACGAGCAGGAAATGCAGAAGCGCAACGCCGCTTCCCAGGCGCTGGAAGACACCAAGTCGGACATCGGCTGGGGTCACCAGATCCGTTCGTACGTGCTCGACGCGTCGCGGATCAAGGACCTGCGCACTAACATTGAACGCAGCGACTGCGACAAGGTGCTCGACGGCGACATCGATGAATACCTGGAAGCCAGCCTGAAGTCGGGGCTGTAA